The nucleotide window GCTGCCTCTGGAGTTTCTCCTCCACCTCCCGCTCCTTGGCTGCAGTGTCCACGGGCTTGGCTGCTCCGAAGATGGAGGCACGGCCGGAGCTGGGGGCAGTCGCTGGAGCAGCTGGGGCAGCTCCCCCACCACCGCTGCGGGCCTGCTCCTCCTCCTTGGGCGTGCTGCGTGGCTTCAGGACCAGCTTGGGTCTCTGGGTGGTACCACCTGGGTGTGgaggataggggggggggggacagtggaTTTGGGATGACATTTTGCATTAATTTAATCTGTATTTGAACCTTGGATACATCATCACCAAGGGAGACCTGTTCATATTATATAATACAACACTGCTCAGTAATTAAAGGGGGACCTAGGCAGGGGACTTGAGGGGAGGATGGTGTCAGCAGGTATAAGAGGATGGACATGTGGTTGACATCATACAGAATATACTGCGATAAGCAAAATAATATTGAATGTAATTTGAGGGTCAATtaccctcacctcctctctcctcgcgCCTCTCATATCGGTCCTCTCTGTCCCCGCCGTAGCGATCCCGTTCCCCGTAGCGGCCACCACCACCCCCGTCATCATCACGGCGGTAGCCACTGCCAAAGGCACGTCGCCCGCCATCATCCCGGTCCCTGCGGGAGCCAAAGGCTGTGGTGGAGTAGAGGGAGTACAAGGGCCAAGACTTTACAAGCTGTtcacaaaacaaaaaaatacagcTGCCATACTTGAGAAACGAATAGATTTTAGCACCAGCAACCACAGTCAGATCAATGTAACTGCAGGACCTTGCTACTCAGCATGGTGTGTCGGTTTGAGAAAAGTATAAATTCTGAACTATTTATACTAGTGGAAATGACAGACAATGTCACGACGACACGGGAGCTGTAAGTCGCAAAGTGAGAACACCCTTCAGATAGAAAATCCTCACGATTTATCAGCTGTGATGTTGTACAGTGGAGCATGCATAAAGACATTCAGATTTTCAAAAACGCACTGTCGGGAAGAGCCATTAGTCGGTTTTCCTGTGAGAATTAGTCCCAAGCAAGGCTAAGAGCAAAAAAGAGCATATGGATTGACATTCATAAATCATACAGGAGGCTTGATGGACTGATGACATTCTGACAGAGGAGGATCTGGATAACAAAGTGAAGCGTATTCTAGATTGTCGATGATATGCTAAGTTTTGAGCAGTGGTTTTACCTCCGCTCTCACCTCCCCGGTCGTCATAGCGGTCTCTGCCGCCGAAGCCACGGTCTCTGCCGCCGTCCCGGTCGCCGCCAAATCCGCGGTCCCGGTCGCCGCCAAATCCGCGGTCCCGGTCGCCGCCAAATCCGCGGTCATTGTCCCGTCTCGGACCGTCACGGTCTCCATAGCGGTCGCGTGACCCTGAGAGGGACAGAAAGAAAATGTCAGTTAATACAATTACGAAAGGCATGCAAATCAAGTGACTGCCTGTTGAGATCTAAGCAATATTAAGTCAGTTACAGAACGTATGCAGTTCTTGTCATAAGGTTGAAGATAAGAACTTGAACTGTATGATGGACAGCCTAAAACATGACCATGCATGCTTAACATTTCAGTAGCCTTGAGACAAAGGACATTGGACATTAAGAAAGAGGTCCGCCATAGCCTCATTTGCGACACTGTGCCTTTTCTCTCCTTCCTTGGTGTACCCGTGCTTACATGCTTGCAAGAGCCAAGCCGTGAGGCATCGCCCTCCCAATTTTAGCAGGGTGCTTTAAAAAAGGGATGTGTGCTTGCTGAGTCCACTTTGAGCTTAGAGGGAGTGACTCACCGAAAGCGGATTCCTCTCTCTTTGGGGGTCCGTCATCAGCGTCAGCAGTGGGCCGGGCCCTCCAGTCGTCACTGTCTGTCTTGTCGGGGCCCCCCATGTCTCCCATACGGCCCATCCTGTCCCGTCCGCCCATCTGGCCATTATCTCTCCCCTCTGGCCATAGGAGGTTAGGTATAGAATTAGAAGATAAAGGCCAACACACTGTAAATGCCCCCAGGTGCTTTATTTCTGCACCACATTAGTAAACATTTTTTGTTGCTCTAGCACTTCTTCAGTGTTTTTTTTGCCCTGGCATTTTATGAGAAATGTGGGATGTGCATCAAATGTTCTCCTGACACATATGATTGGTTTCCCGGAAGCAGaataagcctagtcctggactaaaagcaCTTGCAATATTCTCCATTAGCTTTATAgcccaggactaggcttaatctgtgcccAGGAAACCTCCCCATAAAGTCTAAGGCTGGATTTAAACTCTTGTAGATGTACTCCATAGAGACTCTGCAACATCTCCACAAACCACAGAGATTCCAGAACATGCTTTAGCTTGTAACTTTACGTACGAGTCAATGACATCTTGCTACGAGGAACGTTTGGAGTAAAAATCCAGCCTAACATCAGACAAAAATGATGCTACTACAGTTTTGATGTGTTACTACCATTTGTGCCCAAGATCTATGATGCTTACAAAGCCCAGGTCAAGTGATAGAACATTTGGCCATTCTGTTCCCATAGTACAGTAGAAAGCTAGAATCATGGGTTGTGTATAACTcatggaaaacagaaaggaaaatgccgcacactgctgctcatgcgcccaggtgatatttatttaCAACGTTTCGACCCTTAGGtatggatgcctgatgaagacctaagggtcgaaacgttgtaaataaatatcacctgggcgcATGAGCAGCAGTGTGCGGCATTTCCCTTTCTGTTTTGCATGAGTCTGCCTACAACTCCAGCAACTGGGGAAAGTACCTGGAGGTGCCCATGTTCTTCAGATTTTGTGTATAACTCACCCTTGTCGTTGGACTGATCTGCAATATCCACCCGGATCCTGCGGTTTCCCAGGTTCTGTTAGGTCAGAGGTGCAGGGAACAAGCAAGTCATTACCAATAATGTGGCCTAAATTAACCAACTCATCTTCTTTCCATACCTGCATGTTCCAGTGTGATAGCTGGAAACAATTTACCTGTCATTTACATTAAAATGCAATATATTGGTCTTGAACAATTCATTTGATTAACGCATTTACGAAAAGCTCTCTTACTGTTACTAAATTAACATTTGTCCCTTGTAGTCAATAACCAAAGTTGAATGGATGTTGATATGGGTTGAAATTATAGAAAAATGTCTATGGGATGAATCCCAACTAAGTGAGTGGGTCCTCATGCATTGCATTGATCAGTGTTCTGAAGAATGGAACTCTAGTTAAGACCCTTTGATCCTTCCTGGTGCTATTCCTTGCGCCCTTCCTTACCTCCTCATTGAGAGTCAGCGCCCTCAGGAGGGAGTCCACATCATCAAACTCGGCGTAGCCAAAGCCCTTCAGCCTCTCTGGGTTACTGGGCTCCCGTGGCAAGCGCACagcactgatctgagaacagagggGAGACAGAGCAGTGAGAGTGAGCTGATGGAGAACTTTGCTGGTATGAGGTCAAAAATTAGACTGATGAGTGATCGCTGATGCGGACAGTCTCAGAACAGATGATAAATATTGCAATGACATTACAAGAATGAGTTACTGTATCATGAGATTAATCAAAGTGTACTTGAGGGCAATAGGATAGCGACAAACTCCTTTGCATAAATTGGCAGGTCTCCTCCCACATTCAACTTCTCTCCATATAGGCTAACCTACAGTACTTACATTCCAACATTTATACGACTCAACTCCTTTAATAAAATCTATATTTTTGATGCCTCCCATGTTAACATTGAAGATAGTTCAGTATATGGTGCTTGTTTGTGTAAACAGCTACATTTCAGGCAAGTCATCTTAACCTTTGgacaagtaaaataaaaaatgctgTCGACTTGCCCATTGGGCAAGTGTCCAACTGTTAATGTCCATCCCCAGAAGACAACTGGTGGTTTCAAGAACAGGTTAGCCAGGTTGATGCTTCCAGGTAAGCCTCCTATAGATAGGATAATAATATATACACTAGTGATGCACCAATATGACATTTTTCTAACCAAAAAAACAACGATATTTACAACTTTAGTGGCCTTTTACACATTCTAGTACAGTTACATAGTTAAACACACatggatgcagcggtctaaggcactgcatctcagtgcaagaggtgacACTACAGTCCCTGACTCGAATCGAGGCTATCatatccggccgtgattgagagtcccatagtgcggcacACAATTGACCCACCGTCttccaggccgtcattgtaaataataatttgttcttaactgacttgcctgggtaaggttacacacacacaaaaaagttttgttggcatttacgtatgtccccattaccagtaaaacataatcaaaacctatttctttcacttacttgctgtgttTCGTTGTCCATTTGTTTAGTCGTTTCATTCTCTACCAGGATTTCTATTGAACTCCGTTTGGGtcttgcgtgtcaaaaaagataatCAAATAACACTGACGTGTCAAATAGCAAGccaactatatagctaggtgtcatctaaaataaccctcatTGATAAGatagttcttatttgattaatggtggtcagacccatctatgtgaagctagccacattaattagccacaatagtggactttgcggttagccttcaaaataaaagtatggcatagttatactatttgtattaatttgcattactgtaaatgacatacttttatgttgaaggcaaaccgcaaattccactattgtggctagcttcacaacacacaacacaaccaggtGTGGTCGAgtctcactagccagatgaagctagttGGCTGCTTATAAtattagctttgggcaacagggttaagttgCTGACTAGGTATTTatttttcatgaactgaagttcaatttcaataggcgaacaagtggcaacctagctaatacttacaaggattcctaaatcattgctaagaataatggaAATGACTGCaggttctactggtcattgttttcaggctggttgtattgatgctagctaggtaccaagctaaagctagctaccccagaagttgcagtcgaacaaatgatgctttaccaaagcggtattgtaaacacatcgttcgtggctgGTGTTTGCAGACTtatttgtacagctttgacagtgctactgtatctttgacacgcaaagacccaaacggcgttccatagtatgtaagtcgtgaagctaatagcagtgatgccattactgtgtaactccggtgggagcaaattaattacttaatcatacaatgtgattttctggatttctcacagttgaagtgtacctatgataaaaattacagacctctacataaTTTGTAGgaaagtaggaaaacctgcaaaatcggcagtgtatcaaatacttgttctccccactgtaggtatgcacgtcagctttgccATCGGTTTTGTCGATACCGATGTTGCCATTTTTAGCTAATCGGCCAATTCCGATAATCTTGCATCCCTAATATACACTTGTATATTAACTGGCTAGACAGGTTGATGGTACGTAATCCCTCCTATAGATAGGataataatatatacacacacacgtgtataTTAACTGGCTAGACAGGTTGATGGTTCCAGTTTAGCCTCcgatagaaaaatatatatacacacacatatgtgtgtgtatattagaggtcgaccgattaatcggaatggccgattaattagggccgatttcaagttttcataacaatcggaaatcagtatttttggacaccggtTTGGCCGAAATGTTATATCTTTTTTAacaccttaatttaactaggcaattcagttaagaacacattcttattttcaatgaaggcctagaaacggtgggttaactgccttgttcaggggcagaacgacagatttttaccttgtcagctcggggattcgtttttgcaaccttccggttactagtccaatgctctaaccacctgccttacattgcactccacaaggagcctgcatcgcaggctgactacctgctacgcgagggcagcaagaagccaaggtaagtttctAGCTAggattaaacgtatcttataaaaaacaatcaatcttaacataatcactagttaactacataaACATGGTTGacattactagtttatctagcgtcacctgcgttgcatataatcgatgcggtgcctgttaatgtctcatcgaatcacagcctacttcgccaaacgggtgatgatttagcactgtcgttgcaccaaacctaaccataaacatcaatgcctttccttaaccttttctcaatagggggtgctgtttgcactttgtaaaaatttagttcccaaattaaactgcctcgtactcaattcttgctcgtacaatatgcatattattattactattgaatagaaaacactctagtttctaaaaccgtttgaattatatctgtgagtaaaacagaactcaagttggagcaatttcctgtgaggaagtgagaaatctgaaatcaggcaggctgttctggggtcagtttattaatttgcatgtcttctattggtcgagatgcactgcatacgccttcccctagatgtcagcaaatagtgagaattgaaatggagttgctaggcagatctgaggccatataaagggtctgggaacgtggggtccagtcttttcatcattcgccatgacgcaagacagacctcaggattgcgttctggaaagctcccgttataggccttataaaatcagagccggatatatcttcgatataggtgttaaagacatcataatgttgttatttcaaaccgagttatatcagtttatatcagtatattgcgattttcggatatttcttagtgctgcgttatagtgagttggacacgtcttcgccacatggctaatgtttactgctaattccaaagttgaaggcgacaatctacaaccgagcaacgattcctctggacaaaggacaacttgcccaagattctgatgggagctcatcaaaaagtaagaagtatttatgatgttaattcgttgttctgttgaaaaatgtaaaaatactattccgccattaatttcggtgcggtctcgctttaacgcacgctgtatgtcgtagtaacgttcattttaaaaatctaacacagcggttgcattaactaatgtatctttcatttgctgtccaacctgtattttttagtcaagtttatgattagttactgattagattaggtgcctctcccaagatttctcccgacattttgttggcagcttggctactattctcattgtataaccacgatttgtgccgctaaatatgcacattttcgaacaaacaatatatgtattgtgtaatatgatgttataggactgtcatctgaagaagtttgagaaggttagtaaaaaaattaatatcttttgctggtttattcgttatcgctattgttggcttgaatcaatgctgttgtgtggttggctattgtagtaagctaatataatgctaaattgtgttttcgctgtaaaacacttaaaatctgaaatattggctggattcacaagatctttgtctttcatttgctgtacgctgtgtatttttcataaatgttttatgatgagtatttaggtaattcacgttggtctctgtagttattctagttgctttggttagagttgtgatggtggctgcaatgtaaaactatgatttatacctgaaatatgcacattttctaacaaaacatatgctatacaataaatatgttatcagactgtcatctgatgaagttgtttcttggttagtgactatttatatctttatttggtcgaaattgtgatagctacctatgcaggaaaaaaatggcgaaaaaaaaagttgtgtcttttgctatcgtggtcagctaatagaaatacatagtgtcttccctgtaaaacattttaaaaatcagaaatgatggctggattcacaagatgtgtatctttcatctggtgtcttggacttgtgatttaatgatatttagatgctagtatttacttgtgatgctatgctaggccatgctagtcagcttttttactgatggggtgctcccggatccgggattgtgattaAGTAGAagttaaaatcaatacacaagtatatattttttaaacatgcatatatagttaatattgcctgctaacatgaatttcttataattacggaaattgtgtcacttcttttgcgttccgtgcaagcagtcaaggtatatgcagcagtttgggccgcctggctcgttgcgaactgcgTGAAGTCCATATATTCCTAACAAAActtaattaatttgccagaattgtagataattatgacaacattgaaggttgtacaatgcaacagcaatatttagacttagggatgccacccataataataaaatacagaacggttccgtatttcactgaaataataaatattttgttttcgaaatgatagtttccagattcgaccatatcaatgaccaaaggctcgtatttctgtgtgttatgttataattaagtctatgatttgatatttgatagagcagtctgactgagcaatggtaggcagcagcaagcTCGtacacattcattcaaacagcactttcgtgcatttgccagcagctcttcgcaatgcttcaagcattgaactgtttatgacttcaagcctatcaactcccgaaattaggctggtgtaaccgatgtgaaatggctagctagttagcggggtgcgtgctaatagcggtTCAATCGGTGGCATCACTCGCTCTGACACTTGGAGTAGTTGCCCATCGCtctgcttttgtggagcgatgggtaacgatgctttgagggtggctgttgtcgatgtgttcctggtttgagcccaggtaggggcgaggagagggaggtattctgttacactggcaatactaaagtgcctataagaacatacaatagtcaaaggtatatgaaatacaaatggtagagagaaatagtcctataattcctattacaacaacctaaaacttcttacctgggaatattgaagactcatgttaaaaggaaccaccagctttcatatgttctcatgttctgagcaaggaacttaaatgttagcttttttacatggcacatattacacttttactttcttcaacacgttgttgcattatttaaaccaaattgaatacgtttcattatttatttgaggctaaattgattttattgatgtattatattaaggtaAAAGAAACGtcttcattcagtattgttgtaattgtcattattacatttatttatttttttatcgtCTGATTAATCGGttttggctttttttggtcctccgataatcggtatcggcgttgaaaaatcataatcggtcgacctctagtatgtatgtatgtatgtatatacactgctcaaaaaaataaagggaacacttaaacaacacaatgtaactccaagtcaatcacatttctgtgaaatcaaactgtccacttaggaagcaacactgattgacaataaatttcacatgctgttgtgcaaatggaatagacaaaatgtggaaattataggcaattagcaagacacccccaataaaggagtggttctgcaggtggtgaccacagaccacttctccgttcctatgcttcctggctgatgttttggtcacttttgaatgctggcggtgctttcactctagtggtagcatgagatggagtctacaacccacacaagtggctcaggtagtgcagctcatccaggatggcacaacaatgcgagctgtggcaagaaggtttgctgtgtctgtcagcgtagtgtccagagcatggatgcgctaccaggagacaggccagtacatcaggagacaacccagcagcaggaccgctacctccgcctttgtgcaaggaggatcaggaggagcactgccagagccctgcaaaatgacctccagcaggccacaaatgtgcatgtgtctgctcaaacggtcagaaacagactccatgagggtggtatgagggcccgacgtccacaggtgggggttgtgcttacagcccaacaccgtgcaggacgtttggcatttgccagagaacaccaagattggcaaattccccactggcgccctgtgctcttcacagatgaaagcaggttcacactgagcacatgtgacagacgtgacagagtctggagacgccgtggagaacgttctgctgtctgcaacatcctccagcatgaccggtttggcggtgggtcagtcatggtgtggggtggcatttctttggggggccgcacagccctccatgtgctcgccagaggtagcctgactgccattaggtaccgagatgagatcctcagaccccttgtgagaccatatgctggtgcggttggccctgggttcctcctaatgcaagacaatgctagacctcatgtggctggagtgtgtcagcagttcctgcaagaggaaggcattgatgctatggactggcccgcccgttccccagacctgaatccaattgagcacatctgggacatcatgtctcgctccatccaccaaagccacgttgcaccacagactgtccaggagccacctcatcaggagcatgcccaggcattgtagggaggtcatacaggcacgtggaggccacacacactactgagcctcattttgacttgttttaaggacattacatcaaagttggatcagcctgtagtgtggttttccactttaattttgagtgtgactccaaatccagacctccatgggttgataaatttgatttccattgataatttttgtgtgattttgttgtcagcacattcaactatgtaaagaaaaaagtataaTAAGAATTtctcattcattcagatctaggatgtgttattttagtgttcccttaatttttttgagcagcgTATTACACACATTTTAAACTTCATATTCATCTCCTGCACACCTATATCAATATGAAAATTGGCTGTTTCTATTTTTTGTAGGAAAAAAGATAAGACGCACATCGTGTGATTTAAAGCAATTATGAGTAGGCATTGCCAACATTGTGGAAACTCCTTcatgactgttggaaaatcattccatgtgaagcttgttgagagaatgccaagagtgtgaaaagctgccatcaaggcaaagtgtggctactttgaagaatctcaaacatattgatttgtttaacacttttggttactacatgattccatatgtgttatttcatagttttgatgtcttcgctattattctacaatgtagaaaatagtaaaaataaaaggaaaaacccttgaatgagtaggagtccaaacttttaactgatactgtatatataataagCAAGTTTATTTTATTACACCCATAGCAGTTAATACAAACTGAAATCCATGAGCATACAAACACAGTGGTGTGATACTTTTAGTATTTtaaagtatctgtactttactattcatatttgacaacttttacttcactacattcctcatAAAAATGTAATACTTTATAcgcaaaaaaaaatctgacacccaaaagtacggAACGCTTAGGACAGAAAAACGGTCAAATTCTCGTACTTATCAATGGAACACCCCTaccgcctctgatctggcagactcactaaacacgtttcatttgtaaattatgtctgagtgttggagcgtgcccctgactatctgtaaatttaaaaaagaaaatggtgccgtctggtttgcttaatataaagaatttgaaagaaaattatttatacttttgatacttaagtatattttagcaattacgtttacagtatatttaaaaccaaatactttgacttttactcaagtaggattttactgggtgac belongs to Salvelinus namaycush isolate Seneca chromosome 20, SaNama_1.0, whole genome shotgun sequence and includes:
- the LOC120065404 gene encoding eukaryotic translation initiation factor 4B-like isoform X6; amino-acid sequence: MAAPAKKKGNKKGKTLTLTDFLAEDNGSGGNAPPPQPSYAKSTSWADETDDLEGDVSTSWHSGEDSYRAPAIDRNILPTAPRSAREPNVDRARLPRSPPYTAFLGNLPYDVSEESIMDFFRGLAISAVRLPREPSNPERLKGFGYAEFDDVDSLLRALTLNEENLGNRRIRVDIADQSNDKEGRDNGQMGGRDRMGRMGDMGGPDKTDSDDWRARPTADADDGPPKREESAFGSRDRYGDRDGPRRDNDRGFGGDRDRGFGGDRDRGFGGDRDGGRDRGFGGRDRYDDRGGESGAFGSRRDRDDGGRRAFGSGYRRDDDGGGGGRYGERDRYGGDREDRYERREERGGEGGTTQRPKLVLKPRSTPKEEEQARSGGGGAAPAAPATAPSSGRASIFGAAKPVDTAAKEREVEEKLQRQLEEDKTRGFDRKPRDRDRDPSWRSEEPPSERPATRSRTGSESSQTGSTSGGRVSRRRESERSVENEVFSGKEDDPPSPGARPTSANSSTSSSKEPLKVMPAPPPKENAWAKRPAVSAGSTPVSPSDAACPKLSSSSADERGSGREIQLSQ